Proteins encoded in a region of the Paenibacillus sp. W2I17 genome:
- a CDS encoding sialidase family protein, whose amino-acid sequence MVVVNITGALAGSQFEPSIAVNTLNPNIMCVVAVDTSTGPTLTGFYRSINGGSTWSTTVLPQPAGYTGAEAPTIDYTFPNTFIVTVHLFNGINDGTIASYTSFDDGLTWQPPVIVQAGFGTIVHNDEPYIAVDRSPGSPYRGHAYVGYTPLATTSSAIFTQRSLDQGISWEPPDRQSNPRGIHDRAALAVGFSGQVYAGYIITGPASPSALLRISYDGGITYQPLLERQATFISSVVPAPSPLPVPNYAFRVQTNLSLGADISVGPNSGTVYAVWNDARAGYTDVLLCESPDGLLWSDPISITGAPPGTQNFFPSITVSPFAGTIRVIYYSNRIDGFLLDVFVAESFNGGASFTNRRITTTSFNPNGNSPMPTVLIGDYITAATVSPDNLAAVWMATTPPTGKLDVYFGN is encoded by the coding sequence ACGCTGAACCCGAATATCATGTGCGTGGTAGCTGTGGATACCAGTACCGGGCCAACATTGACTGGTTTCTATCGTTCCATTAATGGAGGCAGTACCTGGTCCACCACGGTACTTCCTCAACCGGCAGGGTATACAGGAGCAGAGGCGCCTACGATAGACTATACGTTTCCGAATACGTTTATCGTTACCGTGCATTTGTTTAACGGGATCAATGATGGGACGATTGCGAGTTATACTTCATTTGATGATGGACTAACGTGGCAGCCACCGGTTATCGTCCAGGCGGGGTTCGGTACAATTGTTCATAATGATGAGCCTTACATAGCCGTTGACCGTTCTCCAGGTAGCCCCTATCGTGGCCATGCATATGTCGGATATACGCCGCTCGCGACAACTTCTTCCGCGATCTTTACGCAAAGGTCGCTCGACCAGGGGATCTCCTGGGAGCCGCCTGATCGACAGTCGAATCCCCGAGGAATACACGATCGAGCTGCGCTGGCTGTTGGATTCTCAGGTCAAGTCTATGCGGGATATATCATTACGGGTCCTGCCAGTCCATCCGCGTTATTACGTATTTCGTACGATGGGGGCATTACCTATCAACCTCTTCTTGAAAGACAGGCAACGTTTATTTCATCCGTAGTACCGGCACCTTCGCCTTTACCTGTGCCGAATTATGCTTTTCGAGTGCAGACCAACCTAAGTCTGGGAGCAGATATTTCCGTTGGACCTAACAGCGGAACCGTGTATGCTGTATGGAATGATGCGCGAGCTGGATATACCGATGTTTTACTCTGCGAATCTCCGGATGGCCTTTTATGGTCAGACCCCATCAGTATCACAGGCGCGCCACCGGGTACACAGAATTTTTTCCCGTCCATAACCGTATCACCTTTTGCAGGGACGATCAGGGTAATTTATTACTCCAATCGAATTGACGGATTCCTGCTGGACGTTTTTGTTGCGGAATCATTTAATGGAGGTGCGAGCTTCACTAATCGTCGCATCACAACTACATCTTTTAATCCAAACGGCAACTCTCCGATGCCCACAGTACTCATTGGAGACTATATTACTGCGGCTACAGTTAGTCCAGATAATCTGGCAGCTGTCTGGATGGCGACAACGCCGCCCACAGGCAAGCTGGATGTTTATTTTGGAAACTGA
- a CDS encoding SDR family NAD(P)-dependent oxidoreductase, producing MDMGLKEKTALVTGSTKGIGKAIAIELAREGVHVLINGRNDEEVEQTVREIKSTFPETSPQKATADLVDLAQRQALFEKFPEVDILINSMGIYEIMSYEDINDEVWEKYFRINVLAANGLSQFYLPKMVKNNDGRIIFIASEEALMPSGQMPQYCMTKSMLLSLSKSLSKLTAGTEVTINTILPGPTLSENVQEIIEGIYPDETLNFEEKEKDFMKSNLPQSELQRFIKPSEIGRLAAFVCSPYASAFRGSPIRMDGGMVPTIF from the coding sequence ATGGATATGGGACTAAAAGAGAAAACAGCCTTAGTTACAGGATCAACAAAAGGGATCGGCAAAGCGATTGCTATTGAACTCGCTCGAGAAGGTGTTCATGTTCTGATTAATGGACGCAATGATGAAGAGGTAGAACAAACAGTTCGTGAAATCAAGTCCACTTTTCCGGAGACCTCTCCGCAAAAGGCTACCGCTGATCTTGTGGATCTGGCGCAACGCCAAGCTTTATTCGAGAAATTTCCTGAAGTTGATATATTAATCAATAGCATGGGTATATATGAAATCATGAGTTATGAAGACATAAATGATGAAGTGTGGGAGAAATATTTCCGTATTAATGTACTTGCTGCCAATGGCTTATCCCAATTTTATTTACCTAAAATGGTGAAGAACAATGACGGGCGTATTATTTTCATCGCAAGTGAAGAAGCCCTTATGCCTTCAGGCCAGATGCCCCAGTATTGCATGACCAAGTCAATGCTGCTGTCATTATCCAAAAGTTTGTCCAAACTGACAGCAGGGACTGAGGTTACGATCAATACGATCCTGCCAGGTCCAACACTGTCCGAAAACGTACAAGAAATCATTGAGGGCATATACCCTGATGAGACGTTGAATTTCGAGGAAAAAGAGAAAGACTTTATGAAGAGTAATCTGCCACAGTCCGAATTACAGCGATTCATCAAGCCAAGTGAAATAGGCAGACTCGCTGCATTTGTATGCAGCCCATATGCTTCAGCCTTCAGAGGCTCTCCCATCCGGATGGACGGGGGCATGGTTCCCACCATATTTTAA
- a CDS encoding GAF domain-containing sensor histidine kinase has translation MLKTEFIDVLSIVSHKLYDSAANVMDTASRLIPANTFCIAQLDHLSTKVLNVYNRDKLILGEGLVVDNAESYCALVTEHSQGPLVINNNLTHPLTRHMDATEFVGGCSFVGVPIHNENGEIYGSLCSFDQDFYSYQQKDVDLLLSLSSFFTSLLEMETTLQQLKQAEETAAKVLEEKKNLLAVLSHEIRTPMNGVLAMANLLQSTRLSEDQSLYVNVIESSGASLLSMMDQILDYSKAEAGAISLEIKPYSVTETVEHVLQLFSSEAQKKGIRLYAEYNINDHLMLMGDQHKVRQILINLVGNALKFTEKGEVCISTEVSVDTKGTLHASYEIKDTGIGIPQDRQDLLFKSYSQIHGNSGKYGGAGLGLSICKQLAELMGGVVWLKESSPMGSQFVFNISSAAPTVHTNI, from the coding sequence ATGTTGAAAACAGAATTCATTGATGTACTATCCATTGTCTCACATAAATTATATGATTCGGCTGCTAACGTTATGGACACGGCAAGCAGGTTAATTCCTGCAAATACGTTTTGTATTGCCCAGTTGGATCATCTATCCACCAAAGTTCTGAACGTATATAATCGTGACAAACTAATTCTGGGTGAGGGGCTGGTCGTTGATAACGCCGAGTCATACTGTGCACTTGTGACTGAACATTCCCAAGGCCCGTTAGTAATTAATAATAATCTAACCCATCCATTAACCAGACATATGGACGCAACCGAATTCGTAGGTGGATGCTCATTTGTCGGTGTACCTATACATAATGAGAACGGAGAAATTTACGGCTCCCTTTGCTCATTTGATCAGGATTTCTATTCCTATCAACAAAAGGACGTGGATCTGCTGCTCTCCTTGTCTTCATTTTTCACGAGTCTTCTTGAGATGGAAACAACTCTTCAACAGTTAAAACAGGCGGAAGAGACCGCTGCAAAAGTGCTTGAAGAAAAGAAAAATTTGCTGGCCGTTCTCAGTCATGAAATCCGGACGCCAATGAATGGTGTTCTTGCAATGGCCAATCTGTTGCAATCGACCAGGCTGAGTGAGGATCAATCGTTATATGTTAATGTCATTGAGTCAAGTGGCGCCAGCCTTCTGTCGATGATGGATCAAATTCTGGACTACTCCAAAGCAGAAGCTGGTGCGATCTCTCTCGAGATCAAGCCCTATAGTGTCACTGAAACAGTTGAACATGTATTACAATTATTCTCTTCTGAAGCACAGAAAAAAGGAATTAGGTTGTACGCAGAATATAATATTAATGACCATCTGATGCTTATGGGTGATCAGCACAAAGTTCGTCAGATTTTAATCAATCTCGTTGGGAATGCGCTTAAATTTACGGAGAAAGGTGAAGTATGCATCTCTACTGAGGTATCTGTTGATACAAAAGGTACTCTCCATGCATCCTACGAAATAAAGGATACGGGCATTGGCATCCCGCAGGATCGTCAGGATCTGTTGTTCAAATCCTATTCCCAGATTCATGGTAATTCAGGAAAATATGGCGGAGCGGGGCTTGGCCTGTCCATCTGTAAACAACTCGCTGAATTAATGGGTGGGGTTGTATGGCTTAAAGAGTCCAGTCCTATGGGCAGTCAGTTTGTCTTTAATATTTCCAGCGCTGCACCCACCGTCCATACAAATATCTGA
- a CDS encoding triacylglycerol lipase: MSMILALSITGIGSSSKASAATARTPIVLVHGLTGSDSNFTAIESYLRSQGWTRDELFAIDLPSKQGNQLLNSAAISRFVDDVLRETGHTKVNIIAHSMGGANSLYYILNRGGASKVDKLITLGGANRLTTTTAPSGIKVTSIYSTSDTIVSPVLSRLNGANNVSVSLVSHIGLLFNSRVNALIKTALNE, from the coding sequence ATGAGTATGATCCTTGCCTTATCAATAACTGGAATAGGATCGAGTTCAAAGGCTTCTGCAGCTACGGCACGTACACCCATTGTATTGGTACATGGATTGACCGGTTCAGATAGCAATTTTACAGCAATTGAGAGTTATTTGCGTAGCCAAGGGTGGACAAGAGACGAATTATTCGCAATTGACCTTCCTAGCAAACAAGGAAACCAGCTGTTGAACTCCGCAGCAATTAGTCGATTCGTAGATGATGTTCTGCGCGAAACGGGTCATACAAAAGTCAATATTATAGCTCATAGCATGGGTGGAGCTAATAGTCTCTATTACATACTTAACCGTGGAGGCGCTTCCAAAGTTGATAAGTTGATTACCCTTGGCGGGGCTAATCGATTGACCACAACGACAGCTCCGAGTGGAATAAAGGTGACTTCGATCTATTCCACCAGTGACACGATTGTGTCCCCGGTACTTTCCCGGTTGAACGGGGCGAACAACGTTTCGGTTTCCCTCGTATCCCATATCGGTCTGCTGTTTAACTCACGGGTGAATGCCCTGATCAAAACTGCGTTGAATGAGTAG
- a CDS encoding AraC family transcriptional regulator has protein sequence MQSQPNDRIKVHPGFWAGLHQLGIGADDIARTAQLSLETINKPVVTQSQYFAIWQAYSDLNGDTAEGIIKLATGYEISKYPPPVLAMYHARDYRDALNRMVRYKQMCPPESLQITEAGEEWFIELGWLHKEQPGPPLLVGITLAFLIELGRRGTGQPLIAKRVEFSQPMGDVATLEDYFGCRVDTNSNYNRLTLERKDLSLPFLSYNEELLEILTPALDRSLDEQESNRSITEVVKWIMKRSLTGKRPDIQTVAKELRMSDRTLQRRLTEENTNFKQLLTEARREQAREYLADPSLDIKEVAFLVGYEDQNSFYRAFKTWEGDTPSNWRVRQ, from the coding sequence ATGCAATCTCAACCGAATGATCGGATTAAAGTTCATCCAGGCTTTTGGGCTGGATTACATCAATTAGGGATTGGTGCTGATGACATCGCTCGTACAGCTCAACTATCTCTTGAGACAATAAATAAACCTGTAGTGACCCAATCTCAATACTTCGCAATCTGGCAGGCCTACTCTGATCTCAATGGGGACACCGCCGAGGGCATCATCAAACTTGCAACCGGATATGAAATATCGAAGTATCCTCCGCCTGTTCTGGCGATGTACCATGCTCGTGATTATCGTGATGCGTTGAATCGCATGGTGCGTTACAAGCAAATGTGTCCTCCCGAGAGTTTGCAGATTACCGAAGCAGGGGAGGAATGGTTCATTGAACTCGGATGGTTACATAAGGAGCAACCAGGTCCGCCATTACTGGTCGGTATTACGCTGGCATTTCTGATCGAACTTGGACGGAGGGGCACAGGACAGCCTTTGATTGCAAAACGGGTTGAGTTCTCCCAACCGATGGGTGACGTAGCCACCCTTGAGGATTACTTCGGCTGCCGAGTCGATACGAATTCCAACTATAATCGGCTGACGCTGGAACGGAAAGATCTGAGTCTTCCATTTCTATCGTATAACGAGGAGTTACTGGAGATTCTGACCCCGGCTCTGGATCGGTCGCTGGACGAACAAGAGAGCAATCGTTCCATTACTGAAGTGGTCAAATGGATCATGAAACGCAGCCTCACAGGAAAGCGCCCTGACATCCAGACAGTCGCCAAAGAGCTTCGCATGAGTGATCGTACTTTGCAGCGGCGACTGACGGAGGAGAACACAAACTTCAAGCAATTATTAACCGAGGCCAGACGTGAGCAGGCCCGAGAGTACCTTGCAGATCCTTCGCTCGATATCAAAGAAGTGGCATTTCTGGTTGGATATGAAGATCAGAATTCGTTCTATCGTGCTTTCAAGACCTGGGAAGGGGATACACCTTCAAATTGGCGTGTCAGGCAATAA